From Micromonospora echinospora, one genomic window encodes:
- a CDS encoding polysaccharide biosynthesis protein yields the protein MTVLPAGCRVLITGGTGSFGQTMVRRLLDHDVAEIRVFSRDEAKQDAMRRVLADDRIRYHVGDVRDLDSVRAATRDVDHVFHAAALKQVPSCEFFPLEAVRTNVQGSANVIEAAEHHGVGSVVLLSTDKAVHPVNAMGISKALMEKVAQAYARNNPRSRTTVSCVRYGNVMYSRGSVIPLFVEQIRAGRAPTVTNPAMTRFLMSLDDSVELVEHAFTHARPGDVFVRKAVACTIGDLAEAVCQLFDVPAKIEMIGVRHGEKQDETLASREELARADDFGDFFRVPLDARDLNYALYVTEGDLGGSPAEDFTSANAPRLDVPQIVDLLRTLPEIRAELALRDPVLAC from the coding sequence GTGACCGTGTTGCCTGCCGGGTGCCGAGTGTTGATCACCGGTGGTACCGGCTCCTTCGGACAGACGATGGTGCGACGCCTGCTCGACCACGACGTCGCCGAGATCCGGGTGTTCAGTCGGGACGAGGCCAAACAGGACGCCATGCGCCGGGTGCTCGCCGACGACCGGATCCGCTACCACGTCGGCGACGTCCGGGACCTCGACTCGGTCCGGGCCGCCACCCGGGACGTCGACCACGTCTTCCACGCCGCCGCGCTCAAACAGGTGCCGTCCTGCGAGTTCTTCCCGCTGGAGGCGGTCCGGACCAACGTCCAGGGCAGCGCCAACGTGATCGAGGCGGCGGAACACCACGGCGTCGGGTCGGTCGTGCTGCTCAGCACGGACAAGGCGGTCCACCCGGTCAACGCCATGGGGATCAGCAAGGCGCTGATGGAGAAGGTCGCCCAGGCGTACGCCCGGAACAACCCGCGCAGCCGGACCACCGTCTCCTGCGTCCGGTACGGCAACGTCATGTACTCCCGGGGCTCGGTGATCCCGCTCTTCGTCGAGCAGATCCGGGCCGGGCGCGCGCCGACGGTCACCAACCCGGCGATGACCCGGTTCCTGATGTCGCTGGACGACTCGGTCGAGCTGGTCGAGCACGCCTTCACCCACGCCCGTCCCGGCGACGTCTTCGTCCGCAAGGCGGTGGCGTGCACCATTGGCGACCTCGCCGAGGCCGTCTGCCAGCTCTTCGACGTGCCTGCCAAGATCGAGATGATCGGTGTACGGCACGGCGAGAAGCAGGACGAGACCCTGGCCAGCCGGGAGGAACTCGCCCGCGCCGACGACTTCGGCGACTTCTTCCGGGTGCCGCTCGACGCCCGCGACCTGAACTACGCGCTCTACGTCACCGAGGGCGACCTCGGCGGCTCCCCGGCCGAGGACTTCACCTCGGCCAACGCGCCCCGGCTGGACGTACCGCAGATCGTGGACCTGCTCCGGACACTGCCCGAGATCCGCGCGGAGCTGGCGCTGCGCGACCCGGTGCTGGCATGTTGA